A single genomic interval of Deltaproteobacteria bacterium harbors:
- a CDS encoding ribosome maturation factor RimP, whose product MVDVSELFKICEAGLAAVGYELVDLEYVRDGAGWILRVFIDHPQPPGEEGAGFGRSTVTHGDCEQASRQLGAVLDVEDVIEGAYRLELSSPGVKRRVRKERDFRRCVGRRVKLEMRVPVDGRKAFSGTVKRVADGVVAVDVDGRLFELELSGLRRAALDEEL is encoded by the coding sequence ATGGTGGATGTCAGCGAGCTTTTCAAGATTTGTGAGGCGGGGTTGGCGGCGGTGGGGTATGAGCTCGTGGACCTCGAGTACGTGCGGGACGGCGCGGGATGGATCCTCCGGGTGTTCATCGATCATCCCCAGCCCCCCGGTGAGGAGGGCGCGGGGTTCGGGCGCTCGACGGTCACCCACGGGGACTGCGAGCAAGCCAGTCGCCAGCTCGGGGCGGTGCTCGACGTGGAGGACGTGATCGAGGGCGCGTATCGCCTCGAGCTCTCGTCTCCGGGCGTGAAGCGGCGCGTCCGCAAGGAGCGCGACTTCCGCCGGTGCGTGGGGCGGCGGGTGAAGCTGGAGATGCGCGTCCCCGTGGACGGGAGGAAGGCCTTCTCGGGGACGGTGAAGCGGGTGGCGGACGGGGTGGTGGCAGTGGACGTGGACGGTCGACTCTTCGAGCTCGAGCTGTCGGGGTTGCGGCGGGCGGCGCTCGATGAGGAGCTGTGA